The proteins below come from a single Aegilops tauschii subsp. strangulata cultivar AL8/78 chromosome 6, Aet v6.0, whole genome shotgun sequence genomic window:
- the LOC141025876 gene encoding uncharacterized protein, which translates to MQSSLPAFKTAPGAQAKLTKRAKKTRSAGVPDLPEPEATAQEPPAASAPEATIPMDTAPEAPAPTTKTTTEASVNPEASGSTPPADDPDVVITRTEYVEPGRPTVLAKCSAKGELLQPHRVNLDLSSYTDLSIGELVSAYISQVHKSRDAEIAMVNQIQQKSET; encoded by the exons atgcagtcaagtctgccggccttcaagactgcacccgg tgcccaggcaaagctcaccaaaagagcaaagaagaccaggtcagccggagtgccggacttgcctgagccggaggcgacggctcaagagccgccagctgcctccgcccccgaagccaccattcccatggacacggcgcctgaagcccctgccccgactaccaagacaacgaccgaagcgtcggttaacccggaggcctccggctcaaccccaccagctgacgacccggacgtggtaattacccggacggagtatgttgagccggggagaccgaccgtgctggccaaatgctccgcgaagggggagttgctgcagccccaccgggtgaatctggacctctccagctacaccgacttgagcattggagagctcgtctctgccTACATtagccaagttcacaagagccgggacgccgagatcgccatggtcaaccagatccaacaaaaatctgag acttag